A window of the Harmonia axyridis chromosome 5, icHarAxyr1.1, whole genome shotgun sequence genome harbors these coding sequences:
- the LOC123681203 gene encoding vacuolar protein sorting-associated protein 54: MSGMNSSSEKWSLYSASQNLSAVLNNPNLGKQSNFFVRTWGDSFVEKNETEGSPFLLEINYSHFERYLIQYGKRIKRHKRLLQYKSSNNNLTAISKDEDDEKVDLREIPDVFLKTQFELTDAGIFSSVFKNGEKCSASSTSELINDLSRYLDIVEIQIAKHVSQKSDAFFHTMTSHDTIMEQMKNTCKEVHKLRNKLQKVDQLVAKDPLYLIGLKRKIVNHIKVINKLKLMSTVLQTQPNIQLLLSSSDYVSALELISNTQKVLANELAGVTSLRHLPQQLKEMLKLIDKMLHTEFEKYAAADLHRPLDNSKKMLETDHLVSIVLGLLRQNHTQFLEIFKQESITAAQTLLKQFMIEALADVEDDEDQCLRGSGEVTLSMDATHWMKALTAASEALQKLLERIYAMMEIIQETADSSVAPSSTKKDNGFVDKFLSIEDHKNIRRKLQELLVSICDYCNERLASIVGTQSDQRPLSSYQILELSRTIDVFTKFCEEISGKQSPALRAAFKIQAGNYVNKFHSQRKNKLTMLLDAERWKPAEIPLEFQNLVDKISTNTIIKEIPSSPKDEEKREFPMNNKVSNSLVLDNQNFVTVGTVLILLRIVLEYCVCGYELTLLAPVIGKNLAELLRMFNSRSCQLVLGAGALKTAGLKTITSTNLALTSRSLQLVLWIIPFIRTHFNEISNDPFTSLNSVEKDIQNHIQQLESKVLSIMNTLLYDQLTKWDAKPPVPSKAFRNISRHIIKLHEAVSSVLPSKQVSYLYEIVHKDFKFALREQLLRLNIQNNGGPQHGLVTTEITFYLQTMSMLDILPAEMLTNKYMEDIWQN; the protein is encoded by the exons ATGTCTGGCATGAATTCGTCCTCGGAAAAATGGTCATTATATTCTGCTTCCCAAAATCTGTCAGCAGTTTTAAACAACCCCAATTTAGGAAAGCAATCTAACTTTTTCGTGAGGACATGGGGTGACTCGTTTGTCGAAAAAAATGAAACGGAAGGAAGTCCTTTTCTACTTGAAATAAACTATTCACATTTTGAAAGGTATCTGATACAATATGGTAAAAGAATCAAACGACATAAGAGATTGCTCCAATATAAGTCTTCAAATAACAATCTAACAGCAATTTCCAAAGATGAAGATGATGAAAAAGTTGATCTTAGGGAAATTCCTGATGTATTCCTCAAAACACAATTTGAATTGACTGATGCTGGCATTTTCTCATCTGTtttcaaaaatggtgaaaaatgtTCAGCAAGTTCTACCTCAGAACTTATAAATGACTTGAGTAGATACCTTGACATTGTCGAGATTCAAATTGCAAAACATGTATCCCAAAAATCGGATGCATTCTTTCACACAATGACTTCTCATGATACCATTATGGAACAAATGAAGAACACATGTAAGGAAGTTCATAAATTGAGAAATAAATTGCAGAAAGTCGATCAGCTTGTAGCAAAGGATCCATTATATTTGATAggattaaaaagaaaaattgttaATCATATAAAAGTTATAAATAAGTTGAAATTAATGTCAACAGTCCTGCAAACCCAACCTAATATACAACTTTTATTGAGTTCATCTGATTATGTTAGTGCCTTAGAGTTGATATCTAATACACAAAAAGTATTAGCAAATGAATTGGCAGGAGTTACTAGTTTAAGGCATTTACCACAACAGCTCaaagaaatgttgaaattgattgaTAAAATGTTGCAtacagaatttgaaaaatatgctGCAGCAGATCTGCATAGGCCACTTGATAACAGTAAAAAAATGTTAGAAACAG ATCACTTGGTTAGTATAGTACTAGGATTACTCAGGCAAAATCATACACAATTCTTAGAAATTTTTAAGCAAGAATCAATTACAGCAGCACAAACTCTCCTCAAACAGTTTATGATTGAAGCTCTTGCTGATGTTGAAGATGATGAAGACCAATGCCTCAGAGGTTCTGGAGAAGTAACTTTATCAATGGATGCAACTCATTGGATGAAAGCTCTAACAGCAGCTAGTGAAGCCTTGC AGAAACTTCTTGAGAGAATATATGCAATGATGGAAATTATCCAGGAAACTGCAGATTCCAGTGTTGCACCATCTTCTACCAAAAAAGATAATGGTTTCGTTGATAAATTCCTCAGTATAGAAGATCATAAGAACATTAGGAGAAAATTGCAGGAATTATTGGTTTCGATATGTGATTACTGCAATGAGAGGTTGGCGTCTATAGTGGGAACTCAATCTGACCAAAGGCCTTTATCGTCATATCAAATATTAGAATTATCAAGAACTATCGATgtattcacaaaattttgtgaagaaatttcAG GAAAACAGAGTCCTGCTTTGAGAGCAGCTTTCAAAATTCAAGCAGGAAactacgtcaacaaatttcATTCTCAACGTAAGAATAAGTTAACAATGTTATTGGATGCTGAGAGATGGAAGCCAGCAGAAATACCattagaatttcaaaatttagtgGATAAAATTTCCACCAATACTATTATAAAAGAAATACCATCTTCGCCTAAAGATGAAGAAAAGAGAGAATTCCCTATGAATAACAAAGTATCTAATTCCTTAGTTTTGGACAATCAGAATTTTGTTACAGTAG gtACTGTGCTTATTCTATTGAGGATTGTATTAGAGTATTGTGTATGTGGTTATGAATTAACTTTATTAGCTCCTGTAATTGGTAAAAATTTAGCTGAACTCTTGAGGATGTTCAACTCTAGGTCCTGTCAATTAGTCTTAGGAGCTGGAGCCTTAAAGACTGCAGGTCTGAAAACGATAACAAGTACCAATTTAGCACTCACTTCAAG ATCTTTGCAGCTGGTTTTATGGATCATCCCTTTTATTAGAAcccatttcaatgaaatatccaATGATCCATTTACCTCTTTGAATAGTGTTgaaaaagatattcaaaatcatATTCAACAACTAGAATCTAAAGTATTGAGTATTATGAATACATTACTTTACGATCAACTGACAAAATGGGATGCTAAACCACCAGTACCATCAAAAGCGTTTAGAAATATATCAAGGCATATAATAAAGCTTCATGAAGCAGTTAGTTCAGTATTACCTTCTAAGCAA gTGTCATATCTTTATGAAATTGTTCACAAGGATTTTAAATTTGCTCTTAGAGAGCAATTACTGAGATTGAATATACAGAATAATGGAGGACCTCAGCATGGTTTGGTTACAACagaaataacattttatttaCAAACAATGTCTATGTTAGACATTCTCCCAGCAGAAATGCTGACTAATAAGTATATGGAAGATATATGGCAAAATTAA